In Miscanthus floridulus cultivar M001 chromosome 5, ASM1932011v1, whole genome shotgun sequence, one genomic interval encodes:
- the LOC136453423 gene encoding protein PIN-LIKES 6-like, which translates to MMERSLLEVLSTAAQGGTEGTSVLSMLKYAVLPIAKVFTVCFMGFLMASKYVNILQPNGRKLLNGLVFSLLLPCLIFSQLGRAITIEKMIQWWYIPVNIVVGAVSGSLIGFVVASIIRPPYPYFKFTIIHIGIGNIGNIPLVLIAALCRDPSNPFGDSDKCNQDGNAYISFGQWVGAIIVYTYVFKMLAPPPGQTFDGSEEDELPIKASGENTVPQIGNYLMNTHTSTVPENEPLLSAGEVQKERATSVGTKIMGYVKCVVKFLKDKQLLQPPIIASAFAIVIGVIPFLKNFVLTDDAPLFFFTDSCLILGEAMIPCILLAVGGNLVDGPGEGSKRLGVRTTVAIIFARLVLVPLAGVGIIILVDKLGFIPKDDKMFKFVLLLQHSMPTSVLSGAVANLRGCGKESAAILFWVHIFAVFSMAGWIIFYLSLLF; encoded by the exons ATGATGGAGAGGTCGCTCCTGGAGGTGCTGTCCACGGCGGCGCAAGGAGGCACCGAGGGGACGTCGGTGCTGAGCATGCTCAAGTACGCCGTGCTGCCCATCGCCAAGGTGTTCACTGTCTGCTTCATGGGGTTCCTCATGGCCTCCAAGTACGTCAACATTCTCCAGCCCAACGGCCGCAAGCTTCTCAATGGG CTTGTGTTTTCCCTTCTGCTTCCATGCCTTATATTTTCCCAATTGGGTAGAGCAATCACTATCGAGAAGATGATACAATG GTGGTATATTCCAGTAAATATTGTTGTAGGCGCAGTATCCGGCTCTTTGATCGGATTTGTTGTGGCATCTATCATCCGACCTCCATATCCATACTTCAAGTTCACTATTATCCATATAGGAATAG GAAATATTGGAAATATACCTCTGGTCCTCATTGCAGCGTTATGTCGGGATCCTTCTAACCCATTTGGTGACTCTGATAAATGCAATCAAGATGGGAATGCGTATATCTCATTTGGCCAATGG GTTGGTGCAATTATTGTTTACACATATGTATTCAAGATGCTTGCTCCACCACCAGGACAGACCTTTGATGGTTCTGAAGAGGATGAACTCCCAATCAAGGCATCTGGAGAGAATACAGTGCCCCAAATAGGAAATTATCTTATGAACACTCACACTAGTACTGTACCAGAGAATGAACCGTTGTTATCTGCTGGGGAAGTTCAAAAGGAACGTGCCACTTCTGTAGGAACAAAG ATAATGGGCTATGTTAAATGTGTGGTTAAGTTCCTGAAAGACAAGCAGCTTCTCCAGCCACCGATTATTGCATCT GCGTTCGCAATTGTAATCGGTGTTATCCCATTCTTGAAGAATTTTGTCCTTACAGATGATGCCCCTCTGTTCTTTTTCACAGACAGCTGCCTCATTCTTGG AGAAGCTATGATCCCATGCATTTTACTTGCTGTTGGGGGTAATCTTGTCGATG GCCCTGGTGAAGGAAGTAAGAGGCTTGGTGTCCGTACCACCGTTGCTATAATTTTTGCACGGTTGGTCTTGGTCCCTCTTGCTGGGGTTGGCATTATCATATTAGTTGATAAACTTGGTTTCATTCCCAAAGATGATAAAATGTTCAAGTTTGTCCTGCTACTGCAGCATTCTATGCCCACATCAGTGCTGTCAG GTGCTGTTGCAAATCTGAGAGGGTGTGGAAAAGAATCAGCTGCAATTTTGTTCTGGGTTCACATTTTTGCCGTGTTCTCCATGGCGGGATGGATTATTTTCTATCTGAGCTTGCTCTTCTAA